In the Alkaliphilus oremlandii OhILAs genome, one interval contains:
- a CDS encoding penicillin-binding protein, translated as MSQPSISSKRRLLFIFSAVSLVLFLLIIRLGWIQIVKGERYKELADKQQTRDIPIPAKRGVIYDRNGKELAISASTNTVWGHPNEIAEPEKTASILAGILNLDEAEVLTKLTNRQYIVKIAPYIDDDLAKAVRAERLKGISVAEDNKRFYPYGNFAAYVLGHTTNDNKGMSGIELEYEKYLSGIPGRWIKSTDGAGRQLSFSTEKYHQAENGLNVVLTIDEVIQHFSEKAVDNALAINKAKRVSVIVMDIRTGEILSMAAKPDYDPNEPRTPLNEELKLQIDQMDQDKKLEAWYAMWRNPLINDTYEPGSTFKLLTTAAALEEGVATPQSTFVDNGHVIVAGTRIRCWRWYNPHGHQTLVEAVQNSCNPVFVELGQRMGVQTFYNYIDGFGISDTTGIDLPGERKSLMYNIKNVGPVELATISFGQSISVTPIQLITAVSAIANDGKLMQPRIVKELTDQDGNVVHRFEETMVRQVISEKTSKVMREIMESVVSDGGGSHAYIPGYRVGGKTGTAQKVVGGKYAQGLYVSSFIGIAPADDPKLAILAIVDEPGGFSTYGSTTAAPIAKEVLEETLRYLDVKPKYTDKEEEEFGRAKITVPEVRNMTVKEAGQILLDQKLQFNIEPEYYADQNDMVVDMFPKPGASVPEKSIILLYTKPNADIPSTVEVPDLTGKTIKEANYILSNLGLKLKVSGSGMAITQYPEAGTIVESETIISVEFKPE; from the coding sequence GTGTCACAGCCTAGTATTTCTAGCAAAAGAAGACTTCTATTTATTTTTTCTGCCGTATCTTTGGTACTATTTTTACTTATTATACGACTAGGGTGGATACAGATAGTAAAAGGGGAACGATACAAAGAGCTTGCAGATAAACAACAGACGAGGGATATCCCCATACCGGCAAAACGAGGCGTTATTTATGATAGAAATGGAAAAGAGCTGGCCATTAGCGCCAGTACGAATACAGTATGGGGTCACCCAAATGAAATTGCAGAGCCTGAAAAAACAGCCAGTATTTTAGCAGGCATCTTAAATTTAGATGAAGCAGAGGTCTTAACGAAACTAACCAATCGTCAGTACATCGTAAAGATTGCTCCCTATATAGACGATGATTTAGCGAAAGCCGTTCGAGCGGAAAGATTAAAGGGGATTTCAGTGGCAGAAGATAATAAGCGATTTTATCCCTATGGTAATTTTGCAGCCTATGTATTGGGACATACGACCAACGACAATAAAGGAATGTCCGGTATTGAACTAGAGTATGAAAAATATTTGAGTGGTATTCCCGGCAGATGGATTAAAAGTACGGACGGTGCAGGTAGGCAGCTTTCCTTCAGTACAGAAAAATACCATCAAGCAGAAAATGGATTGAATGTTGTTTTAACCATAGATGAAGTAATACAGCATTTTTCCGAAAAGGCAGTGGATAACGCCTTAGCCATTAATAAAGCAAAAAGAGTATCTGTAATCGTGATGGATATAAGAACTGGAGAAATCTTATCCATGGCTGCAAAGCCAGACTATGATCCCAATGAACCGAGAACGCCTTTGAATGAAGAATTAAAGCTCCAAATCGATCAGATGGATCAAGATAAAAAGCTGGAAGCATGGTATGCCATGTGGAGGAATCCTTTAATCAATGATACCTATGAGCCGGGGTCCACATTTAAGCTATTAACGACGGCAGCAGCTTTAGAAGAAGGTGTGGCTACACCGCAAAGCACTTTTGTAGATAACGGTCATGTGATCGTTGCTGGAACAAGAATCAGATGTTGGAGATGGTATAACCCTCATGGTCATCAAACCCTAGTGGAAGCAGTACAGAACTCATGTAACCCAGTTTTTGTAGAATTGGGGCAAAGAATGGGCGTTCAAACCTTCTATAATTATATCGACGGATTTGGTATATCCGATACCACTGGAATTGATTTACCGGGCGAGAGAAAATCTCTGATGTATAATATAAAAAATGTAGGACCTGTTGAACTTGCAACAATATCCTTTGGGCAAAGTATTTCGGTAACACCGATCCAGTTAATCACTGCAGTTTCTGCAATTGCAAATGATGGAAAGTTAATGCAACCTAGAATCGTAAAAGAACTGACAGATCAAGATGGTAATGTGGTTCATCGTTTTGAAGAGACTATGGTTCGCCAAGTAATCTCTGAAAAAACTTCTAAAGTTATGAGAGAAATCATGGAATCTGTTGTTTCAGACGGTGGCGGAAGTCATGCCTATATTCCAGGCTACAGAGTGGGTGGAAAAACAGGTACGGCCCAAAAGGTTGTGGGCGGTAAGTACGCACAGGGCTTGTATGTATCTTCGTTTATCGGTATAGCGCCAGCTGACGATCCTAAACTAGCAATACTAGCCATTGTTGATGAACCTGGTGGATTCAGTACTTATGGAAGTACAACTGCAGCACCAATAGCGAAAGAGGTATTAGAAGAAACCTTGAGATATTTAGATGTTAAACCCAAATATACGGATAAAGAAGAAGAAGAGTTTGGTAGAGCGAAAATCACCGTACCAGAGGTTCGAAATATGACTGTAAAAGAAGCGGGTCAGATCTTACTAGACCAGAAGCTTCAATTTAACATAGAGCCAGAGTATTATGCAGATCAAAATGATATGGTCGTTGATATGTTTCCGAAACCAGGTGCAAGTGTACCAGAAAAATCAATTATTTTACTCTATACAAAACCCAATGCAGATATTCCTTCTACGGTAGAGGTTCCAGATTTAACAGGTAAAACTATCAAAGAGGCGAACTATATCCTGAGTAATCTAGGACTAAAGCTAAAGGTAAGTGGTAGCGGTATGGCCATTACTCAATATCCAGAAGCAGGAACAATTGTAGAATCGGAAACGATCATTAGTGTAGAATTTAAGCCGGAATAA
- the lgt gene encoding prolipoprotein diacylglyceryl transferase, producing the protein MNPIAFTIFGIEVAWYGILISMGILFGIGIATYRAKKEGLYNDVIIDLSLIAVPVAIVGARAYYVIFSWDYYAKHPEQILNIRQGGLAIHGAIIGGVLVGYLFSRYKKIKFWTLADICAPSIILGQAIGRWGNYANQEAHGGPTNLPWAIEVNGVRVHPTFLYESIWNFIVFCFLSYYSGKKKYNGEIFILYIILYSVARFFIEGLRTDSLMIGPLRVAQVISIISIIGAMIIGSILRRKKRKY; encoded by the coding sequence ATGAATCCGATTGCATTTACAATTTTTGGGATAGAGGTTGCTTGGTATGGAATACTCATATCCATGGGAATACTGTTTGGAATTGGGATTGCGACATACAGAGCGAAAAAGGAAGGCTTATATAATGATGTTATCATTGACTTGTCTCTTATAGCTGTGCCTGTAGCTATTGTTGGCGCTAGGGCATATTACGTAATCTTTAGTTGGGATTATTACGCAAAGCATCCAGAACAGATTTTAAACATAAGACAAGGTGGACTTGCGATACACGGTGCAATTATAGGTGGCGTGTTGGTGGGATATTTATTTTCTAGATATAAAAAGATTAAATTTTGGACCCTAGCTGATATTTGTGCGCCAAGCATTATACTGGGCCAGGCCATCGGTAGATGGGGGAATTATGCAAACCAAGAAGCTCATGGTGGGCCTACGAATTTACCTTGGGCTATAGAGGTCAACGGTGTTCGTGTTCATCCTACATTTTTATATGAGTCAATTTGGAATTTTATCGTATTTTGTTTTCTGTCCTACTACTCAGGAAAGAAAAAGTATAACGGTGAGATCTTTATTCTGTATATCATCCTATATTCTGTAGCAAGGTTCTTTATAGAAGGACTAAGAACCGACAGCTTAATGATAGGTCCTTTGAGAGTCGCTCAGGTCATCAGCATCATTAGTATTATAGGGGCAATGATCATCGGTTCGATTTTAAGAAGAAAAAAAAGAAAATACTAA
- the mraZ gene encoding division/cell wall cluster transcriptional repressor MraZ: MFIGEYNHAVDTKGRVSIPAKFREELGEHFILTKGLDNCLFIYSSDEWGILENKLKQLPMTNKDARAFVRFFFSGASECELDSQGRIRIPANLREHALLEKEAIIIGVGTRVEIWSNVEWEKYNSDDNLSYDEIANKMAELGI, encoded by the coding sequence ATGTTCATTGGGGAATACAACCATGCAGTTGATACAAAAGGAAGAGTTAGTATACCTGCAAAATTCAGAGAAGAATTAGGTGAGCATTTTATCCTTACCAAGGGTTTGGACAACTGTCTATTTATATATTCTTCCGATGAATGGGGCATATTAGAAAACAAACTGAAGCAATTACCCATGACCAATAAAGATGCAAGGGCATTTGTTCGTTTCTTTTTTTCAGGTGCATCGGAATGTGAGCTGGACAGCCAAGGAAGGATCCGAATTCCTGCGAATTTAAGAGAACATGCTCTATTGGAAAAGGAAGCGATCATTATCGGCGTAGGCACAAGGGTGGAAATTTGGAGCAATGTAGAGTGGGAAAAATATAACAGTGATGATAATTTAAGTTACGATGAAATAGCAAATAAAATGGCTGAACTAGGCATTTAA
- the yfmH gene encoding EF-P 5-aminopentanol modification-associated protein YfmH, with product MEMIEYRGNFVQEIVYEKVLKNGLRVFYMPKKGYTKQYAIFATNFGSNDVSFKRNKEGIIYNVNEGVAHFLEHKIFEEKEGNVFDQFAARGANVNAYTNFNVTAYYFTSTDNFYKNLYDLVSFVQNPYFTDENVEKEKGIIAQEIKMYEDNPDWKVYFNALKSMYREHPVRNNIAGTVESITRITKEELYDCYNTFYRPENMVLFVSGDLEKEKIFETVEQYYNHKVLEHTMEKETRNYPEEPVEINQSIIVDSMAVSLPLFYVGYKDVDLNLKGRQLLEKEIELRLLLDILFGKSSELYEHLYQKGLINESFGGDYSGHINYGHIVVGGESKNPTEVLEIMDTYMNEKMNHGLAEEDFIRIKKKQMGENITSLNSLEFVGSSFISYIFKDINFIEYIDVLKETTFEKVEKRFKSYFLKERQILSIIKS from the coding sequence ATGGAGATGATTGAATACAGAGGCAACTTTGTTCAAGAGATTGTTTATGAAAAAGTTTTGAAAAATGGGTTGAGAGTTTTTTATATGCCTAAAAAAGGCTATACCAAGCAATATGCTATTTTTGCTACCAACTTCGGGTCCAATGATGTAAGCTTTAAAAGAAATAAGGAAGGTATCATTTACAATGTAAATGAAGGGGTTGCACATTTTTTAGAGCATAAAATATTTGAGGAGAAAGAGGGCAATGTTTTTGATCAATTTGCTGCAAGGGGAGCAAACGTAAATGCATACACTAATTTTAATGTTACTGCCTATTACTTCACCTCTACAGACAATTTTTATAAAAATTTATATGATTTAGTTTCCTTTGTTCAAAATCCATATTTTACTGACGAAAACGTGGAAAAGGAAAAGGGAATTATTGCTCAAGAGATTAAGATGTACGAAGACAATCCCGACTGGAAGGTATATTTTAATGCTTTAAAATCCATGTATAGAGAGCATCCTGTAAGAAACAATATTGCGGGAACCGTAGAGAGTATTACTAGAATTACAAAGGAAGAATTATACGACTGTTACAATACATTTTATAGGCCAGAAAATATGGTGTTGTTTGTATCTGGAGATTTAGAAAAAGAGAAAATTTTTGAAACGGTTGAGCAATATTATAACCATAAGGTTTTAGAACATACAATGGAAAAGGAAACTCGAAATTATCCGGAGGAACCAGTAGAAATCAACCAATCTATTATTGTAGATTCTATGGCAGTATCCCTTCCTTTGTTTTATGTAGGATATAAAGACGTGGATTTAAATTTAAAAGGAAGACAACTCTTAGAGAAAGAAATTGAACTAAGGCTTCTGTTAGATATATTATTCGGTAAAAGTTCGGAACTATATGAGCATTTATATCAAAAAGGTCTCATTAACGAGTCCTTTGGTGGAGATTATTCTGGTCATATAAATTATGGACATATTGTAGTTGGAGGGGAATCTAAAAACCCAACAGAGGTTCTAGAAATTATGGATACCTATATGAATGAAAAAATGAATCACGGCTTAGCAGAAGAAGATTTCATAAGAATTAAGAAAAAGCAGATGGGAGAGAATATAACCTCTTTGAATTCTTTGGAGTTCGTTGGAAGCTCCTTCATATCCTATATTTTTAAAGACATTAATTTTATTGAATATATTGATGTTTTAAAAGAAACAACCTTTGAAAAAGTTGAAAAGAGATTTAAAAGTTATTTTTTAAAGGAAAGACAAATTCTATCCATCATAAAATCTTAG
- the rsmH gene encoding 16S rRNA (cytosine(1402)-N(4))-methyltransferase RsmH — MDFKHVSVLLEECIENLNIKENGIYVDGTLGGAGHSSEIAKRLSDKGLLIGIDQDENAIKAAGEKLTPMKERIKLVRDNFSNIDAILQNLEIDGIDGILLDLGVSSHQLDEADRGFSYMHDAPLDMRMDTRQAVSAMEVVNSYTEKDLENIIKNYGEEKWAKRIANFIVDFRKEEPITTTHQLVDVIKRAIPKGARIDGPHPAKRTFQAIRIEVNGELEIINKTIDDAVRNLNPGGRICIITFHSLEDRIVKNAFRDLSNPCICPPEFPICRCDRKPAVKIITRKPIVPTEEELELNPRARSAKLRVAEKI, encoded by the coding sequence ATGGATTTTAAACATGTGTCGGTTTTATTAGAAGAATGTATTGAAAATTTAAATATAAAAGAGAACGGTATCTATGTGGATGGAACCTTAGGAGGCGCTGGTCATTCCAGCGAAATTGCTAAACGACTGAGTGACAAAGGGCTACTGATTGGAATCGACCAGGACGAGAATGCAATTAAAGCAGCTGGAGAAAAACTAACTCCCATGAAGGAACGGATAAAACTAGTCAGAGATAACTTCAGTAATATCGACGCTATTCTACAGAATTTAGAAATAGATGGTATTGATGGTATACTACTGGATTTAGGTGTTTCATCTCATCAACTGGACGAAGCAGACAGAGGATTCTCATATATGCATGATGCACCGCTGGATATGCGAATGGACACTAGGCAAGCAGTCAGTGCCATGGAAGTCGTGAACTCATATACTGAAAAAGATTTAGAAAACATTATTAAAAACTATGGCGAAGAAAAGTGGGCAAAGCGTATTGCGAATTTTATTGTAGATTTTAGAAAAGAGGAACCAATAACGACGACGCACCAACTGGTAGATGTTATTAAAAGAGCAATACCGAAGGGAGCACGGATAGATGGTCCTCATCCGGCGAAGAGAACCTTTCAAGCCATAAGAATCGAAGTAAACGGAGAATTGGAGATTATCAACAAAACCATAGACGATGCGGTCAGAAATTTAAATCCTGGTGGCAGAATCTGTATTATAACATTCCATTCATTAGAAGATCGAATCGTTAAAAATGCTTTTAGAGATTTGAGCAATCCATGTATTTGTCCGCCAGAATTTCCAATATGTCGATGCGATCGGAAGCCTGCAGTAAAGATTATAACGCGCAAACCCATAGTGCCTACGGAAGAAGAACTGGAATTGAACCCTAGGGCAAGAAGTGCTAAATTGCGTGTTGCCGAAAAAATATAG
- a CDS encoding UDP-N-acetylmuramoyl-L-alanyl-D-glutamate--2,6-diaminopimelate ligase, translated as MYLQELLKGIQVEKIIGNMDIDIEDIYFDSRFVTQKSLFICIEGFKTTGSLYINEAIQRGAVAILSEKEIAIEGTTTIKVENSRKALAAVASRFYKFPTNTLKLVGVTGTNGKTSITYMVKSILGYYNINVGLIGTISNWIGNKEIEAVRTTPESLELQKILNEMVEQKVDTCVMEVSSHALELGRVDHTKFTMGIFTNLTPEHLDFHEDMDHYRNAKKKLFYKTTLCNIINVDDIHGKMIAEELKEEQIPLITFGMNQQADVYATDLKINLKGVSFQLHMGQDSKEFHVKIPGLFTVYNAMPSILICYILGLSLEEISIALEAMKGVPGRFEVVEEIQRNSVIIDYAHTPDALENILISTRKFAPKRIITVFGCGGDRDKTKRRIMGEISGKYSDYSIITSDNPRTEEPLKIIEMIEDGIKQVTDQYKIMIDRRCAIEYAMKIAEEKDIIILAGKGHEKTQVIGNEVFYFDDREVALEIARKEGLI; from the coding sequence ATGTACTTACAAGAATTGTTAAAAGGGATTCAAGTAGAGAAAATTATTGGTAATATGGATATTGATATAGAAGATATTTATTTTGACTCCAGATTCGTAACGCAGAAAAGCTTATTTATATGCATTGAAGGCTTTAAAACTACAGGTTCTTTATACATCAACGAAGCGATTCAAAGGGGTGCTGTAGCAATTCTTTCGGAAAAAGAAATCGCAATAGAGGGAACAACAACGATCAAGGTAGAAAATTCAAGAAAGGCTTTGGCTGCCGTTGCCAGCCGTTTTTACAAATTTCCTACCAACACACTAAAGCTTGTGGGCGTAACGGGAACTAATGGAAAAACATCAATTACCTATATGGTTAAATCCATTCTAGGGTATTATAATATAAATGTTGGTTTAATCGGTACTATTTCTAACTGGATCGGGAATAAAGAAATTGAAGCCGTAAGAACCACACCGGAATCTTTGGAATTGCAAAAAATATTGAATGAAATGGTTGAGCAAAAAGTAGATACCTGTGTTATGGAGGTATCTTCCCACGCATTAGAATTAGGGCGAGTCGACCATACAAAGTTTACTATGGGCATATTTACGAATTTAACACCGGAGCATTTAGATTTTCATGAAGATATGGATCATTATCGAAATGCAAAGAAAAAGTTGTTTTATAAAACAACTTTATGTAATATTATTAATGTTGATGATATTCATGGAAAAATGATTGCAGAAGAATTGAAAGAGGAGCAAATACCCTTAATTACATTTGGAATGAATCAGCAGGCGGATGTCTATGCCACAGACCTGAAGATAAATCTGAAGGGTGTAAGTTTTCAACTGCATATGGGGCAGGATAGCAAGGAATTTCATGTTAAAATACCGGGTTTGTTCACGGTATACAATGCAATGCCGTCCATATTGATATGCTATATATTGGGATTGAGCCTAGAGGAAATATCCATAGCATTAGAGGCCATGAAAGGTGTACCAGGACGGTTTGAAGTAGTTGAGGAAATACAAAGAAACTCTGTAATTATAGACTATGCCCATACACCGGATGCTTTAGAGAATATATTGATTTCTACAAGAAAGTTTGCACCCAAGCGTATCATTACTGTATTTGGTTGTGGTGGAGACCGTGATAAAACAAAAAGAAGGATCATGGGAGAGATTTCTGGGAAGTATAGTGATTATTCCATCATAACGTCGGATAATCCAAGAACAGAAGAGCCACTAAAAATAATAGAAATGATTGAAGATGGCATAAAGCAGGTAACAGATCAATATAAAATAATGATAGACAGAAGATGTGCCATTGAATATGCTATGAAGATTGCAGAAGAAAAGGATATCATTATCCTGGCAGGCAAGGGTCATGAAAAGACCCAAGTCATTGGGAATGAAGTCTTTTATTTTGATGACAGAGAAGTAGCATTGGAAATAGCCAGGAAGGAAGGACTCATATGA
- a CDS encoding FtsB/FtsL family cell division protein gives MVLAREESTYIHQHMEEQQAPKTNKNRRPNKTYKLEKLIICGVLLVTLSCSILLLTRFMAITEARHRVNSLQKQIEKLEGEKEKLRVSVETVSRSGWIESEAKSRINMVYPTQDQIIYINVNPSKVAMIAKELEKINIENAHLKSEKNIPAFFSKLVSVIRI, from the coding sequence TTGGTATTAGCTCGAGAAGAATCTACGTATATTCATCAGCATATGGAGGAGCAGCAAGCACCTAAAACCAATAAGAATAGAAGGCCCAATAAAACCTATAAATTAGAGAAATTAATAATTTGTGGCGTATTACTGGTTACACTTTCATGCAGTATTCTTTTATTGACGAGGTTTATGGCGATTACGGAAGCGCGACATAGAGTGAATAGCTTACAAAAACAAATAGAAAAATTAGAAGGAGAAAAAGAAAAGCTTCGAGTTTCTGTTGAAACAGTTTCTAGATCGGGGTGGATTGAGAGCGAAGCAAAGTCGAGAATTAATATGGTTTATCCAACGCAAGATCAAATTATATACATCAACGTTAATCCTTCAAAGGTTGCAATGATTGCTAAAGAATTAGAAAAGATAAACATTGAAAATGCGCATCTTAAATCTGAGAAAAACATACCAGCTTTCTTTTCTAAATTAGTTAGTGTTATCAGAATTTAA
- a CDS encoding aspartyl-phosphate phosphatase Spo0E family protein, producing the protein MLTREIERLRGMLNEMILNKADNKLIYDLSIELDQLIVNYYREADKNMVQAM; encoded by the coding sequence ATGTTAACAAGAGAAATAGAGAGACTACGGGGGATGCTCAACGAAATGATTTTAAATAAAGCAGATAATAAATTAATATATGATTTAAGCATAGAATTAGATCAATTAATTGTTAATTATTATAGAGAAGCCGATAAAAATATGGTTCAAGCGATGTAG